A genomic window from Colletotrichum destructivum chromosome 7, complete sequence includes:
- a CDS encoding Putative peptidase M20, xaa-Arg dipeptidase, bacterial exopeptidase dimerization, giving the protein MMQSLRKAALAFLASATLLPSSANGQELADQVFAAIDAKNDGLRTINTEIWENPEIGYQEVHAHKVLTDYLEEQGFNVTRSAYNLTTAFRAEFSNGPGRAVSFNSEFDALPGLGHACGHNLIATVGVAAAIGVKEALENGNVKGSVVLLGTPAEEGGGGKVKMLEAGAYDGLDCSLMAHPGNNNYAAWGRTLASWRGNVSWTGVAAHAAAAPWAGQNALDGFVAAYQMAGLFRQQLQPSDRIHHVVTKGWSVANIIPDYIESQWGVRGNTRPRRDVVLSQVESILYASGNGTNTTVEISAFQDYWDQNPSFQLASTFYEHQMKYLNPADDPETANFTVSSPEESRRDGGASASSDQGNVSWFLPAIQVGFPVGGTAPVHNAGFRELAGTDFAHESAIQTAKILALTGLEVLQNETYAETMWEEWRAMIEEVSIAV; this is encoded by the exons ATGATGCAGTCCCTCCGGAAAGCCGCCCTCGCGTTCCTCGCGTCGGCCACTCTGCTCCCCTCGTCTGCCAATGGACAAGAGCTGGCCGACCAAGTCTTTGCTGCCATCGACGCCAAGAACGACGGCCTGAGAACAATCAACACCGAG ATCTGGGAAAACCCGGAGATCGGGTACCAGGAAGTCCACGCGCACAAGGTCCTCACAGACTACCTCGAGGAGCAGGGATTCAACGTCACCCGCAGTGCCTACAACCTGACCACCGCATTCCGGGCCGAGTTCTCTAACGGCCCAGGACGCGCCGTGTCGTTCAACTCCGAGTTCGACGCCCTCCCGGGCCTGGGACACGCCTGCGGACACAACCTCATCGCCACCGTCGGTGTTGCGGCCGCCATTGGTGTGAAGGAGGCACTTGAGAACGGCAACGTGAAAGGCTCGGTGGT TCTTCTGGGTACCCCCGCAGAGGAAGGCGGTGGTGGCAAGGTCAAGATGCTTGAAGCTGGCGCGTACGATGGCCTCGACTGTAGCTTGATGGCTCACCCAGGCAACAACAACTACGCTGCTTGGGGCAGGACTCTGGCCTCTTGGCGAGGCAATGTCTCTTGGACCGGAG TTGCCGCCCACGCTGCCGCAGCCCCTTGGGCCGGCCAGAATGCACTGGACGGCTTCGTTGCTGCGTATCAGATGGCCGGTCTTTTTCGCCAACAGCTTCAGCCCTCTGACAGGATTCACCACGTCGTCACCAAAGGATGGTCCGTGGCAAACATCATCCCCGACTACATTGAAAGTCAATGGGGCGTGCGAGGCAACACCAG GCCCCGACGCGATGTTGTCCTCAGCCAGGTTGAATCCATCCTGTACGCGTCCGGCAACGGCACGAACACGACGGTGGAGATCTCCGCCTTCCAGGACTACTGGGACCAGAACCCGAGCTTCCAACTGGCGAGCACTTTTTACGAACACCAGATGAAGTATCTCAACCCGGCCGATGACCCGGAGACGGCCAACTTCACCGTGTCTTCTCCCGAGGAGTCGCGACGGGATGGGGGAGCTTCTGCGTCGTCTGATCAG GGCAACGTGTCGTGGTTCCTCCCGGCTATCCAGGTCGGCTTCCCTGTCGGTGGAACTGCTCCGGTGCACAACGCGGGTTTCCGGGAACTCGCCGGAACT GACTTTGCCCATGAATCAGCCATCCAGACTGCCAAGATTCTAGCATTGACCGGTCTCGAAGTCTTGCAGAATGAGACGTATGCGGAGACCATGTGGGAGGAGTGGAGAGCCATGATCGAAGAGGTTTCCATTGCTGTATGA
- a CDS encoding Putative CoA-transferase family III: protein MGSKGEYSVPQEAEAVFQHGILSNPLMKDLPSDLKSLSQHVKFEGSPSPSVPINWKFAESISALKALEATMVNRLLQKKYNAAPVDVTINTDHASLFYFSPLIAQLIGKDGKFTPMALMNFVPEAMKMFPETDKHRTAASLHRALITNMYKTKDGRCYEVHGKSPLIRLGRGINPDPTFKALGLPEDGRADDTYDTVFERIQKVVSQMDSKDLDELLNEKAKQSGTVAMSSDEYFASEQGQANSKVGLFEINKDEKSSQPAAWWPENDKLPSSTKRPLAGLKIVDLTRIIAAPVVSRDLAEMGASVMRVTSSNITDMSSLHPDLNWGKWNCHLDLTKEEDKEKLRALIRDADVVVDGYRPGAMERHGFGRQDVFDLVKDRQRGIIHLRENCYGWHGPWQKRGGWQQISDACCGVSLAYGQAMGLDEAVTPVFPNSDYCAGVCGSTAVLDALMRRAEHGGSYGVDISLNYYSQWLVRSCGTYPEPVWKEVWERHGSPVFRHFHTMAQTVPLMSKLLQDHDTKTLFQPQFFEMRTSKAVDGTFWVVKPVLQFKNGAVEMRYNVGTRGNGVDEPVWPADLSVEVVKK from the exons ATGGGTTCTAAAGGCGAATATTCAGTTCCCCAAGAGGCGGAGGCCGTCTTCCAGCACGGCATCCTCAGCAATCCTCTGATGAAGGACTTGCCCAGCGACCTCAAGTCTCTGAGCCAACACGTCAAGTTCGAGGGCTCGCCCAGCCCGAGCGTGCCCATCAACTGGAAGTTCGCAGAGAGCATCTCGGCCCTGAAGGCCTTGGAGGCGACCATGGTCAATCGCCTGCTCCAGAAGAAGTACAATGCCGCACCGGTAGACGTCACCATCAACAC TGACCACGCGAGCTTGTTCTACTTTTCACCCTTAATTGCCCAGCTCATCGGCAAAGACGGCAAGTTCACGCCCATGGCGCTCATGAACTTCGTGCCCGAGGCAATGAAGATGTTTCCCGAGACGGACAAGCACCGGACCGCAGCGAGCCTCCACAGAGCGCTTATCACCAACATGTATAAGACGAAGGATGGCCGATGCTACGAGGTTCATGGCAAGTCTCCTCTCATAAGACTTGGTC GAGGCATCAACCCGGACCCGACCTTCAAGGCCCTGGGCTTGCCCGAGGACGGCCGAGCAGACGACACTTACGACACCGTCTTCGAGAGGATCCAGAAGGTCGTTTCCCAGATGGACTCaaaggacctcgacgagctcctgaacgagaaggccaagcagTCCGGAACGGTCGCCATGTCCTCGGACGAGTACTTCGCGAGCGAGCAAGGCCAGGCGAACAGCAAAGTCGGCCTGTTCGAGATCAACAAGGACGAAAAGTCGTCGCAGCCCGCCGCCTGGTGGCCCGAGAACGACAAGCTCCCCTCCTCGACCAAGAGgcccctcgccggcctgaAGATCGTTGACCTGACCCGCATCATCGCGGCGCCCGTCGTCTCCCGCGACCTCGCTGAGATGGGCGCGAGCGTCATGCGTGTCACGTCGtccaacatcaccgacaTGTCCTCGCTGCACCCCGATCTCAACTGGGGCAAGTGGAACTGCCACCTGGACctgaccaaggaggaggacaaggagaagctgagGGCTCTGATTCGGGATGCCGATGTTGTTGTGGACGGGTACAGGCCGGGGGCCATGGAGAGGCACGGCTTCGGCCGACAGGACGTCTTTGACCTGGTCAAGGACCGCCAGCGTGGTATCATTCACCTCCGCGAGAACTGCTACGGGTGGCATGGGCCTTGGCAGAAACGAGGCGGATGGCAGCAGATCAGCGATGCC TGCTGCGGCGTATCGTTGGCTTACGGGCAGGCTAtgggcctcgacgaggcggttACACCCGTCTTCCCCAACTCTGACTACTG CGCTGGCGTGTGTGGCAGCACAGCCGTCCTGGACGCCTTGATGAGGCGTGCCGAACACGGTGGCAGCTATGGTGTTGAC ATCTCCCTCAACTACTACTCGCAGTGGCTCGTCCGGTCATGCGGGACATACCCCGAGCCTGTGTGGAAGGAGGTCTGGGAACGCCACGGCTCGCCCGTCTTCCGCCATTTCCACACGATGGCCCAGACCGTCCCGCTCATGTCGAAGCTGCTCCAGGACCACGACACCAAGACGCTCTTCCAGCCGCAGTTCTTCGAGATGCGCACGTCCAAGGCCGTGGACGGCACGTTCTGGGTCGTCAAGCCGGTTTTGCAGTTCAAGAACGGCGCTGTGGAGATGAGGTACAATGTGGGCACGAGGGGCAatggcgtcgatgagccGGTCTGGCCGGCGGACTTATCCGTGGAAGTGGTAAAGAAGTAA
- a CDS encoding Putative tryptophan synthase beta chain-like, PALP domain-containing protein: MAGTRAPPPVDTVLDAIGNTPCVRLRRMVPEGCADVYVKLESLNPTGSYKDRLARAIIEEAERRGDIRPGSTVVEATGGSTGSSLAFVCSLKGYRFVAVCSNAFAREKLRTMAAFGAVVENVHSPDGKITPELFASIVGRAKTIVAENEGHYAADQFNNRDCIVGYRTLGEELVAQFPQGIDAFCAAIGGAGMAMGTSTVLKATRPSTRVVVLEPASAPLLTQGKGGTHGIEGIGPGFVPPLLDRALYDEVRAYPEQEAREMCRRLAKEEGILAGTSTGLNVVAALALAKELGPGKVVVTVACDTGLKYTSGNLYE, from the coding sequence ATGGCTGGAACACGCGCCCCGCCCCCCGTCGACACCGTCCTTGACGCCATCGGCAACACGCCATGCGTGCGCCTCCGCCGCATGGTGCCGGAGGGATGCGCCGACGTGTATGTAAAGCTCGAGTCCCTCAACCCGACGGGGTCGTACAAGGACCGCCTGGCGCGAGCCAtcatcgaggaggccgagcgcCGGGGGGACATACGGCCGGGGTcgaccgtcgtcgaggccaccggcggcagcacGGGCTCGTCCCTCGCCTTTGTATGCAGCCTCAAGGGGTACCGGTTCGTCGCCGTCTGCTCCAACGCGTTCGCCAGGGAGAAGCTGcggacgatggcggcgttcggggccgtcgtcgagaacgTCCACAGCcccgacggcaagatcaCGCCGGAGCTCTTCGCCTCCATCGTCGGACGGGCCAAGACCATCGTGGCGGAGAACGAGGGGCACTACGCGGCGGACCAGTTCAACAACAGGGACTGCATCGTGGGCTACAGGAcgctcggcgaggagctcgtcgcgCAGTTCCCCCAGGGGATCGACGCCTTCTGTGCCGCTATCGGGGGAGCCGGCATGGCCATGGGCACGTCGACGGTTCTCAAGGCTACGCGTCCCTCTACGCGCGTGGTCGTTCTTGAGCCGGCGTCAGCGCCGCTTCTGACgcaggggaaggggggcacTCACGGCATCGAAGGCATCGGGCCCGGGTTCGTCCCGCCTCTGCTCGACAGAGCCTTGTACGACGAGGTTCGCGCGTACCCCGAGCAGGAGGCGCGGGAGATGTGCCGCAGGCTcgcgaaggaggagggcatcTTGGCCGGCACTTCGACGGGGCTCAATGTTGTCGCTGCGCTCGCGCTGGCGAAAGAACTCGGTCCCGGAAAGGTGGTCGTCACTGTTGCGTGCGACACGGGGCTCAAGTACACGAGTGGGAATCTGTACGAGTAG
- a CDS encoding Putative GroES-like superfamily, alcohol dehydrogenase-like, NAD(P)-binding domain superfamily — MAALPETSSPALYVDEDCNFKVIHHVPVPELVDGEVVIKVLYSGVNPADIKHGLGLGIRSTTLGYDFCGRVVHAGPTSEYRAGELVAGYTPTGFGRPLRYGTHKPILSCPEDMMFKVPENLPPTHAASLTTVLTTAADGLYNIFGYSPPGEKPQDGFKPGPLLIWGASASVGLCMVQLARASGASPIIVTASPSRHELLKKLGATHCFDYRSPDIASRISAAVEELKAGPILYAADCAGSYGEVTSAAQMEACVGDDAILLSVVKHQGTRYKMPLASANKDVTIRFGNGPVITIPARMEAWKKMSTALAWAVSTYGTEFQLPSVEVFKGSAEEALEEVKKVADQGKFGKLVLEQPLA, encoded by the coding sequence ATGGCAGCCCTACCCGAAACATCCTCGCCCGCTCTCTACGTCGACGAAGACTGCAACTTCAAAGTCATTCACCATGTCCCGGTCCCCGAGCTCGTGGACGGCGAAGTCGTTATAAAAGTACTTTACTCGGGAGTGAACCCTGCTGACATCAAGCACGGCCTGGGTCTGGGCATCCGCTCCACGACCCTCGGCTACGACTTTTGCGGCCGTGTGGTGCATGCGGGACCGACCTCCGAGTACAGggccggcgagctcgtgGCCGGATACACGCCCACGGGGTTCGGCAGGCCCTTGAGATACGGCACCCACAAGCCGATTCTGAGCTGCCCGGAGGACATGATGTTCAAGGTGCCGGAGAACCTGCCGCCGACGCACGCCGCCAGCCTGACGACGGTCCtcacgacggcggccgacggGCTGTACAACATTTTCGGATACTCGCCGCCTGGCGAGAAGCCACAAGACGGGTTCAAGCCCGGCCCGTTGCTGATCTGGGGCGCGTCGGCCAGCGTCGGGCTATGCATGGTGCAGCTGGCCCGCGCAAGCGGCGCGTCTCCCATTATCGTCACGGCGTCGCCTTCGAGGCACGAGCTCCTGAAAAAGCTCGGAGCGACGCATTGTTTCGATTACAGGTCGCCGGACATCGCGTCCCGCATTAgtgcggccgtcgaggagttGAAGGCGGGGCCGATCCTCTATGCGGCCGACTGCGCCGGGTCTTATGGGGAGGTCacctcggcggcgcagaTGGAGGCAtgcgtcggcgacgatgccatCCTACTGTCGGTCGTGAAGCATCAGGGAACACGGTACAAGATGCcgctggcgtcggcgaaCAAGGACGTCACTATCCGGTTCGGCAACGGGCCTGTCATCACGATTCCAGCCCGGATGGAGGCTTGGAAGAAGATGTCGACAGCGTTGGCATGGGCCGTTAGCACGTACGGCACGGAATTCCAGCTTCCGTCGGTGGAGGTGTTCAAAGGCTCTGCGGAGGAGGCGTTGGAGGAGGTGAAGAAGGTGGCTGACCAGGGCAAGTTTGGCAAGCTCGTCCTGGAGCAGCCGTTGGCGTGA
- a CDS encoding Putative biotin synthase/Biotin biosynthesis bifunctional protein BioAB: protein MKANAVSVARAAALRGLGRTAVERPSLFSRATHKQLPVVSRACMSSVAEAVGIAPAPPPPVEDAGLAATQRAVEAKKILQKAASATTVRHDWTREEISAIYYQPLMELAFQAGSIHRRFHNPSEVQLCTLMNIKTGGCTEDCSYCAQSTRYQDGTGLKAKKVESVESVLAAARTAKENGSTRFCMGAAWRDMRGRKNSLKNIKAMVSGVRGMGMEVCVTLGMIDEQQARELKEAGLTAYNHNVDTSREFYPSIISTRSYDERLKTLSHVRDAGINVCSGGILGLGESSDDRVGLLHTVSTLPSHPESFPVNALVPIKGTPLGDRAPIQFSSMLRTIATARLIMPATIIRIAAGRKTMSEEKQALCFMAGANAIFTGEKMLTTDCNSWDEDNAMFGRWGLEPMKSFNKSATPVAEFKL from the exons ATGAAAGCCAACGCAGTGTCTGTAGCCAGAGCTGCCGCTCTTCGCGGCCTTGGTCGAACGGCGGTCGAACggccctctctcttttcaaGGGCCACCCACAAGCAGCTGCCGGTCGTATCACGAGCATGCATGTCCTCGGTCGCGGAAGCCGTCGGCATCGCACcggctcctccgccgccggtggaggACGCGGGTCTCGCCGCGACGCAACGGGCCGTtgaggccaagaagatccTGCAGAAGGCGGCGAGCGCGACCACTGTCAGACACGACTGGACGAGAGAAGAGATCTCTGCCATCTACTACCAACCGCTGATGGAGCTGGCTTTCCAAGCT GGCTCAATCCATCGCCGATTCCACAACCCCTCCGAGGTGCAGCTCTGCACGCTCATGAACATCAAGACGGGCGGGTGCACCGAGGACTGCTCGTACTGCGCGCAGTCGACGCGGTACCAGGACGGGACGGGCCTcaaggcgaagaaggtcgagagcgtcgagtcggtgctcgcggcggcgcgcaCGGCCAAGGAGAACGGCAGCACGCGGTTCTGCATGGGCGCGGCGTGGCGGGACATGCGCGGGCGCAAGAACAGCCTCAAGAACATCAAGGCCATGGTCAGCGGCGTGCGCGGCATGGGCATGGAGGTATGCGTCACGCTCGGCATGATCGACGAGCAGCAGGCCCGGGAGCTCAAGGAGGCCGGGCTGACGGCGTACAACCACAACGTCGACACGAGCCGCGAGTTCTACCcgtccatcatctcgacGCGCAGCTACGACGAGCGGCTCAAGACGCTGAGCCACGTGCGCGACGCGGGCATCAACGTCTGCTCgggcggcatcctcgggctcggcgagTCGTCGGACGACCGCGTTGGCCTGCTGCACACGGTGTCGACGCTGCCATCGCACCCGGAGAGCTTTCCCGTCAACGCGCTCGTGCCGATCAAGGGCACGCCGCTGGGCGACCGCGCGCCGATCCAGTTCTCGAGCATGCTCCGCACCATCGCGACCGCGCGCCTCATCATGCCGGCGACCATCAtccgcatcgccgccggccgcaagACCATgtcggaggagaagcaggcgCTGTGCTTCATGGccggcgccaacgccatctTCACGGGCGAGAAGATGCTGACGACGGACTGCAACAGCTGGGACGAGGACAATGCCATGTTCGGACGATGGGGGCTCGAGCCGATGAAGAGCTTCAACaagtcggcgacgccggtgGCCGAGTTTAAGTTGTAG
- a CDS encoding Putative PPM-type phosphatase-like domain, protein phosphatase 2C family codes for MLHRACRPSAGAGAGPGVALRVSASSAFRPSPAPLRWSRSRPYTTRGSSSPFRPPQLIAVFLVSGIGGWGLSALLRDGKKSKAGGVIPSLKPGPVDLESLAKTPVEEGSFEKADAKLREDVFVGAFSAEGKETYVHAARVASNHPVEDHMAYSLAPGVGGSKTLFNGVYDGHAGWATSLLLQSALIPAVSSSIARLGRDTDDAAVGAAIVGAFTDLDDLIMSNAVKAVEGLKAGTVEPADSGVMAAIAPAIAGSCALLSVFDPATSTLRVACTGDSRAVLGSLAPGAASYSALELSKDQTGRNEDEFRRVSSEHPGEDGILDKKSGRLLGIAVTRAFGDHRWKWTEDFIKHIHQNFFGTSPRPKYATPPYMTAAPVVTTTKIRGPDFAILASDGLWDHMSSENAVECVSQWIAAKKAGEKTPKDKLARTPRAPSGFETSGGWPTWSATPEHFVVEDLDNAAVHLIKNALGGTRRTLFTGAALAYPPLSRSVRDDITVQVIFFQDPAKAD; via the exons ATGCTGCATCGTGCATGTCGCCCatccgccggcgccggcgccggtcccGGTGTCGCCCTCCGAGtttcggcgtcgtccgccTTCCGGccttcaccggcgccgctTCGCTGGTCACGATCACGGCCCTACACGACCCGAGGCTCGTCCAGCCCGTTCCGTCCGCCGCAGCTCATCGCCGTGTTCCTCGTCTCCGGCATCGGCGGATGGGGCCTATCGGCCCTGCTTCGCGACGGGAAGAAgtccaaggccggcggcgtcatccccAGCCTGAAGCCCGGccccgtcgacctcgagtcCCTAGCCAAGacgcccgtcgaggagggcagCTTTGAAAAGGCCGATGCGAAGCTGCGCGAGGACGTCTTTGTGGGGGCCTTCagcgccgagggcaaggaaACTTATGTCCACGCCGCGAGGGTCGCAAGCAATCATCCGGTCGAGGACCATATGGCCTACTCCCTCGCCCCGGGAGTAGGGGGGTCCAAGACTCTCTTCAACGGCGTCTATGACGGCCACGC CGGCTGGGCGACCTCACTACTGCTCCAGAGCGCCCTCATCCCCGCTGTGTCCTCTTCTATCGCTCGGCTCGGCCGCGACAccgacgacgcggccgtcggcgcggccatcgtcggcgccttcaccgatctcgacgacctcatcatgtccaacgccgtcaaggccgtcgagggcctcaaAGCTGGCAccgtcgagcccgccgaCTCCGGGgtcatggccgccatcgcccccgccatcgccggctcTTGCGCCCTGCTGTCCGTCTTCGACCCGGCCACCTCGACCCTCCGCGTCGCCTGCACCGGCGACTCGCGGGCCGTCCTGGGGTCCCTCGCGCCCGGCGCGGCCTCCTACTCCGCCCTCGAGCTCTCCAAGGACCAGACCGGCCGcaacgaggacgagttcCGTCGCGTCTCCAGCGAGCACCCCGGCGAGGACGGAATCCTCGACAAGAAGTCGGGCCGCCTGCTGGGCATCGCCGTGACGCGCGCCTTTGGCGACCACCGCTGGAAGTGGACCGAGGACTTCATCAAGCACATCCACCAGAACTTCTTCGGCACGTCCCCGCGCCCCAAGTACGCGACCCCGCCGTACATGACGGCCGCCCCCGTCGTGACCACGACCAAGATCCGCGGCCCGGACTTTGCCATCCTCGCCTCCGACGGCCTGTGGGACCACATGTCCTCCGAGAACGCCGTCGAGTGCGTCTCGCAGTGgatcgccgccaagaaggccggcgagaagaCGCCCAAGGACAAGCTGGCCCGCACCCCGAGGGCCCCGAGCGGGTTCGAGACGTCGGGGGGCTGGCCGACGTGGTCCGCCACGCCCGAGcacttcgtcgtcgaggaccttgacaacgccgccgtgcATCTGATCAAgaacgccctcggcggcacGCGCAGGACTCTCTTCACCGGCGCGGCGCTCGCGTACCCCCCTTTGTCGAGAAGCGTCAGGGACGACATTACCGTGCAGGTCATTTTCTTCCAGGACCCGGCCAAGGCGGACTGA